One region of Cellvibrio zantedeschiae genomic DNA includes:
- a CDS encoding GIY-YIG nuclease family protein, translating into MKNPAVYILASKKDGTLYIGVTSNLPQRIWQHKNHLTEGFTKKYNATNLVYYELTETMESAIAREKTLKKIGREEKIQLIEASNPDWLDLYERIT; encoded by the coding sequence TTGAAAAATCCTGCCGTATATATCCTCGCCAGCAAAAAAGATGGAACACTGTACATTGGTGTAACCAGCAATTTACCCCAGCGTATTTGGCAACATAAGAATCATCTAACCGAAGGTTTCACCAAAAAATATAACGCCACTAATTTAGTGTATTACGAACTAACAGAAACAATGGAATCTGCAATAGCTCGTGAAAAAACACTTAAGAAAATTGGGCGTGAAGAGAAAATACAACTAATCGAAGCTAGCAATCCTGATTGGTTGGACTTGTACGAGAGAATAACTTAA